Proteins encoded in a region of the Manis javanica isolate MJ-LG chromosome 15, MJ_LKY, whole genome shotgun sequence genome:
- the SBNO1 gene encoding protein strawberry notch homolog 1 isoform X4, with protein MVEPGQDLLLAALSESGISPNDLFDIDGGDAGLAISTPTPPVQQQQPPSTTTFVLNQINQLPTLGSTIVMTKTPPVTTSRQTITLTKFIQTTANTRPSVSAPAVRSAMTSAPSKDQVQLKDLLKNNSLNELMKLKPPANIAQPVATAATDVSNGTVKKESSNKEVARIWINDMKMRSFSPTMKVPVVKEEDEPEEEDEEEMGHAETYAEYMPIKLKIGLRHPDAVVETSSLSSVTPPDVWYKTSISEETIDNGWLSALQLEAITYAAQQHETFLPNGDRAGFLIGDGAGVGKGRTIAGIIYENYLLSRKRALWFSVSNDLKYDAERDLRDIGAKNILVHSLNKFKYGKISSKHNGSVKKGVIFATYSSLIGESQSGGKYKTRLKQLLHWCGDDFDGVIVFDECHKAKNLCPVGSSKPTKTGLAVLELQNKLPKARVVYASATGASEPRNMAYMNRLGIWGEGTPFREFSDFIQAVERRGVGAMEIVAMDMKLRGMYIARQLSFTGVTFKIEEVLLSQSYVKMYNKAVKLWVIARERFQQAADLIDAEQRMKKSMWGQFWSAHQRFFKYLCIASKVKRVVQLAREEIKNGKCVVIGLQSTGEARTLEALEEGGGELNDFVSTAKGVLQSLIEKHFPAPDRKKLYSLLGISLTTPSNNSSPRDSPCKENKIKKRKGEEITREAKKARKVGGLTGSSSDESGSESDASDNEESDCESSKNLSSGDDDDFNPFRDESSEDDEDDPWLIRKDHKKNKDKKKKKSIDPDSIQSALLASGLGSKRPSFSSTAVISPPPNSVPANSNTNSNNSLVTSQDAVERAQQMKKDLLDKLEKLAEDLPPNTLDELIDELGGPENVAEMTGRKGRVVSNDDGSISYESRSELDVPVEILNITEKQRFMDGDKNIAIISEAASSGISLQADRRAKNQRRRVHMTLELPWSADRAIQQFGRTHRSNQVTAPEYVFLISELAGEQRFASIVAKRLESLGALTHGDRRATESRDLSRFNFDNKYGRNALEIVMKSIVNLDSPMVSPPPDYPGEFFKDVRQGLIGVGLINVEDRSGILTLDKDYNNIGKFLNRILGMEVHQQNALFQYFADTLTAVVQNAKKNGRYDMGILDLGSGDEKVRKSDVKKFLTPGYSTSGHVELYTISVERGMSWEEATKIWAELLGPDDGFYLSLQIRNNKKTAILVKEVNPKKKLFLVYRPNTGKQLKLETYADLKKKYKKVASDDALVHWLDQYNSSADTCTHAYWRGNCKKASLGLVCEIGLRCRTYYVLCGSVLSVWTKVEGVLASVSGTNVKMQIVRLRTEDGQRIVGLIIPANCVSPLVNLLSTSDQSQQLAVQQKQLWQQRHPQSIASLSSA; from the exons ATGGTGGAGCCAGGGCAAGATTTACTGCTTGCTGCTTTGAGTGAAAGTGGAATTAGTCCGAATGACCTCTTTGATATTGATGGTGGAGATGCAGGGCTTGCAATTTCAACACCTACTCCTCCAGTTCAGCAG CAGCAGCCTCCATCTACTACAACATTTGTGCTGAATCAAATAAATCAGCTTCCGACTTTGGGATCTACAATTGTAATGACTAAAACACCACCTGTAACAACCAGTAGGCAGACCATCACTTTAACAAAGTTTATCCAGACTACTGCAAACACACGCCCTTCAGTCTCAGCACCAGCAGTACGAAGTGCCATGACCTCTGCACCTTCAAAAGACCAGGTTCAGCTGAAGGATCTACTAAAAAATAATAGTCTGAACGAACTCATGAAACTCAAGCCACCAGCTAATATTGCTCAGCCAGTTGCAACAGCAGCTA CTGATGTAAGCAATGGTACAGTAAAGAAAGAGTCTTCTAATAAAGAAGTAGCAAGAATATGGATCAATGACATGAAAATGAGGAGTTTTTCACCAACCATG AAGGTCCCTGTTGTGAAAGAGGAAGATGAACcagaggaggaagatgaagaagaaatgggTCACGCAGAAACCTATGCAGAGTATATGCctataaaat taaAAATTGGCCTACGTCACCCAGATGCTGTAGTGGAAACTAGTTCTTTATCCAGTGTTACTCCTCCTGATGTTTGGTATAAAACATCCATTTCTGAAGAAACCATTGATAATGGCTGGCTATCAGCATTACAGCTTGAGGCAATTACATACGCAGCCCAG caACACGAAACATTCCTACCTAATGGAGATCGTGCCGGCTTCTTAATAGGTGATGGTGCTGGTGTAGGAAAAGGAAGGACAATAGCAGGGATCATCTATGAGAACTATTTGTTGAGTAGAAAAAGAGCTTTGTG gTTTAGTGTTTCAAATGATTTAAAGTATGATGCTGAAAGAGATTTGAGGGATATTGGAGCAAAAAACATTTTGGTCCATTCATTAAATAAG ttcaaATATGGGAAAATTTCTTCAAAACATAATGGGAGCGTGAAAAAGGGTGTTATTTTTGCTACCTATTCTTCCCTTATTGGTGAAAGTCAGTCTGGTGGTAAATATAAAACTAGGTTAAAACAACTTCTACATTGGTGTGGTGATGACTTCGATGGAGTT ATAGTATTTGATGAATGTCATAAAGCAAAAAATTTATGTCCTGTTGGCTCTTCAAAGCCAACCAAAACAGGATTAGCAGTTTTAGAGCTTCAGAACAAATTGCCAAAAGCCAGAGTTGTTTATGCTAGTGCCACAG gtgctTCTGAACCACGAAACATGGCCTATATGAACCGTCTTGGAATATGGGGTGAGGGAACTCCATTTAGAGAATTCAGTGATTTTATTCAAGCAGTAGAACGGAG aGGTGTTGGTGCCATGGAAATAGTTGCTATGGATATGAAGCTTAGAGGAATGTACATTGCTCGACAGCTAAGCTTTACTGGAGTGACCTTCAAAATTGAGGaagttcttctttctcagagctATGTTAAAATGTATAACAAAGCAGTCAAGCTg TGGGTCATTGCCAGAGAGCGATTTCAGCAAGCTGCAGATCTGATTGATGCTGAGCAGCGAATGAAGAAATCCATGTGGGGTCAGTTCTGGTCTGCTCACCAGAGATTTTTCAAATACTTGTGCATAGCATCCAAAGTTAAAAGGGTTGTGCAGCTAGCtcgagaagaaataaagaatggaaaa tgtgTTGTCATTGGTCTGCAGTCTACAGGAGAAGCTAGAACATTAGAAGCCTTGGAAGAGGGTGGGGGAGAACTGAATGATTTTGTTTCAACTGCCAA AGGAGTGTTGCAGTCACTCATTGAAAAACACTTCCCTGCTCCAGATAGGAAAAAACTTTATAGTTTGTTAGGAATCAGTTTGACAACTCCGAGTAACAACAGTTCACCAAGAGATAGTCcgtgtaaagaaaataaaataaagaagcgGAAAG GTGAAGAAATAACTCGAGAAGCCAAAAAAGCACGAAAAGTAGGTGGCCTCACTGGTAGCAGTTCTGATGAGAGTGGAAGTGAATCTGATGCCTCTGATAATGAAGAAAGTGACTGTGAGAGCTCTAAAAACCTGAGTTctggtgatgatgatgatttcAATCCATTTAGAGATGAGTCTAGTGAGGATGATGAAGATG ATCCCTGGCTAATCAGAAAGGaccataagaaaaacaaagataaaaaaaaaaagaaaagtatagatCCAGATTCTATTCAAAGTGCCTTATTAGCATCAGGTCTTGGATCAAAGCGACCTAGTTTTTCTTCCACAGCAGTTATTTCGCCTCCTCCTAACAGTGTACCAG CCAACAGTAACACCAACAGTAACAATAGCCTTGTAACAAGTCAGGATGCTGTGGAAAGGGCCCAGCAGATGAAGAAAGATCTGCTTGATAAACTAGAAAAATTAGCTGAAGACCTCCCTCCTAACACCCTGGATGAACTTATTGATGAACTTGGTGGCCCTGAGAACGTTGCTGAG ATGACTGGCCGCAAGGGGAGGGTTGTAAGCAACGATGATGGAAGCATATCTTATGAATCCAGATCTGAGCTCGATGTCCCTGTGGAGATACTAAATATTACGGAAAAACAAAGATTTATGGATGGAGACAAG AATATTGCTATCATCTCAGAAGCTGCCAGCTCTGGTATTTCATTGCAAGCAGATCGGAGAGCTAAAAATCAAAGGCGAAGAGTTCATATGACTTTAGAATTACCCTGGAGTGCTGATAGAGCAATTCAGCAATTTG GACGAACTCACAGGTCAAACCAAGTTACTGCTCCAGAATATGTCTTTCTGATTTCTGAATTGGCAGGAGAACAAAGATTTGCATCTATTGTTGCTAAAAGACTTGAGAGTTTG GGGGCTCTTACACATGGTGACAGAAGAGCAACAGAATCTAGAGATTTGAGCAGGTTCAACTTTGATAATAAG TATGGAAGAAATGCTTTAGAAATTGTCATGAAATCCATTGTAAACCTAGATTCACCTATGGTATCACCACCTCCGGACTATCCTGGAGAATTCTTTAAAG atGTTCGACAGGGACTGATAGGAGTTGGTCTAATAAATGTAGAGGATCGCTCAGGAATTCTTACTCTAGATAAAG ATTATAACAACATAGGGAAATTCTTAAATAGAATTTTGGGCATGGAAGTGCATCAACAGAACGCGTTATTCCAGTATTTTGCAGACACACTTACAGCAGTTGttcaaaatgccaaaaaaaatggAAGATATGATATGGGAATCTTAG ATCTTGGTTCTGGAGATGAAAAAGTGAGGAAAAGTGATGTTAAGAAGTTTCTGACGCCAGGATATTCAACCTCTGGCCATGTAGAGTTATATACT ATTAGTGTAGAGAGGGGAATGTCGTGGGAGGAAGCTACCAAGATTTGGGCTGAACTGTTGGGACCAGATGATGGCTTTTACTTGTCATTGCAA ataagGAACAACAAGAAAACTGCCATTTTAGTTAAAGAAGTGAACCCTAAGAAGAAGCTTTTCTTAGTTTACAGACCAAATACTGGGAAACAGCTTAAATTAGAAACTTATGCTGATCTAAAGAAGAAGTATAAAAAG GTAGCCTCAGATGATGCCTTGGTCCACTGGTTAGATCAGTATAATTCGTCTGCAGATACTTGTACTCATGCTTATTG GCGTGGCAATTGCAAAAAAGCAAGCTTGGGACTAGTTTGTGAAATAGGTCTCCGTTGCCGCACATATTATGTATTATGTGGCTCAGTACTGAGTGTCTGGACAAAAGTCGAGGGTGTTCTAGCATCTGTCAGTGGCACAAATGTGAAAATGCAGATAGTTCGGCTAAGAACAGAGGATGGACAGCGGATTGTAG
- the SBNO1 gene encoding protein strawberry notch homolog 1 isoform X2, translating to MVEPGQDLLLAALSESGISPNDLFDIDGGDAGLAISTPTPPVQQSVPLSALELGLETEAAVPVKQEPETVPTPALLNVRQPPSTTTFVLNQINQLPTLGSTIVMTKTPPVTTSRQTITLTKFIQTTANTRPSVSAPAVRSAMTSAPSKDQVQLKDLLKNNSLNELMKLKPPANIAQPVATAATDVSNGTVKKESSNKEVARIWINDMKMRSFSPTMKVPVVKEEDEPEEEDEEEMGHAETYAEYMPIKLKIGLRHPDAVVETSSLSSVTPPDVWYKTSISEETIDNGWLSALQLEAITYAAQQHETFLPNGDRAGFLIGDGAGVGKGRTIAGIIYENYLLSRKRALWFSVSNDLKYDAERDLRDIGAKNILVHSLNKFKYGKISSKHNGSVKKGVIFATYSSLIGESQSGGKYKTRLKQLLHWCGDDFDGVIVFDECHKAKNLCPVGSSKPTKTGLAVLELQNKLPKARVVYASATGASEPRNMAYMNRLGIWGEGTPFREFSDFIQAVERRGVGAMEIVAMDMKLRGMYIARQLSFTGVTFKIEEVLLSQSYVKMYNKAVKLWVIARERFQQAADLIDAEQRMKKSMWGQFWSAHQRFFKYLCIASKVKRVVQLAREEIKNGKCVVIGLQSTGEARTLEALEEGGGELNDFVSTAKGVLQSLIEKHFPAPDRKKLYSLLGISLTTPSNNSSPRDSPCKENKIKKRKGEEITREAKKARKVGGLTGSSSDESGSESDASDNEESDCESSKNLSSGDDDDFNPFRDESSEDDEDDPWLIRKDHKKNKDKKKKKSIDPDSIQSALLASGLGSKRPSFSSTAVISPPPNSVPANSNTNSNNSLVTSQDAVERAQQMKKDLLDKLEKLAEDLPPNTLDELIDELGGPENVAEMTGRKGRVVSNDDGSISYESRSELDVPVEILNITEKQRFMDGDKNIAIISEAASSGISLQADRRAKNQRRRVHMTLELPWSADRAIQQFGRTHRSNQVTAPEYVFLISELAGEQRFASIVAKRLESLGALTHGDRRATESRDLSRFNFDNKYGRNALEIVMKSIVNLDSPMVSPPPDYPGEFFKDVRQGLIGVGLINVEDRSGILTLDKDYNNIGKFLNRILGMEVHQQNALFQYFADTLTAVVQNAKKNGRYDMGILDLGSGDEKVRKSDVKKFLTPGYSTSGHVELYTISVERGMSWEEATKIWAELLGPDDGFYLSLQIRNNKKTAILVKEVNPKKKLFLVYRPNTGKQLKLETYADLKKKYKKVASDDALVHWLDQYNSSADTCTHAYWRGNCKKASLGLVCEIGLRCRTYYVLCGSVLSVWTKVEGVLASVSGTNVKMQIVRLRTEDGQRIVGLIIPANCVSPLVNLLSTSDQSQQLAVQQKQLWQQRHPQSIASLSSA from the exons ATGGTGGAGCCAGGGCAAGATTTACTGCTTGCTGCTTTGAGTGAAAGTGGAATTAGTCCGAATGACCTCTTTGATATTGATGGTGGAGATGCAGGGCTTGCAATTTCAACACCTACTCCTCCAGTTCAGCAG TCAGTGCCACTTAGTGCATTAGAACTAGGTTTGGAGACTGAAGCAGCAGTTCCTGTTAAACAAGAACCAGAGACGGTACCTACTCCAGCACTATTAAATGTTAGG CAGCCTCCATCTACTACAACATTTGTGCTGAATCAAATAAATCAGCTTCCGACTTTGGGATCTACAATTGTAATGACTAAAACACCACCTGTAACAACCAGTAGGCAGACCATCACTTTAACAAAGTTTATCCAGACTACTGCAAACACACGCCCTTCAGTCTCAGCACCAGCAGTACGAAGTGCCATGACCTCTGCACCTTCAAAAGACCAGGTTCAGCTGAAGGATCTACTAAAAAATAATAGTCTGAACGAACTCATGAAACTCAAGCCACCAGCTAATATTGCTCAGCCAGTTGCAACAGCAGCTA CTGATGTAAGCAATGGTACAGTAAAGAAAGAGTCTTCTAATAAAGAAGTAGCAAGAATATGGATCAATGACATGAAAATGAGGAGTTTTTCACCAACCATG AAGGTCCCTGTTGTGAAAGAGGAAGATGAACcagaggaggaagatgaagaagaaatgggTCACGCAGAAACCTATGCAGAGTATATGCctataaaat taaAAATTGGCCTACGTCACCCAGATGCTGTAGTGGAAACTAGTTCTTTATCCAGTGTTACTCCTCCTGATGTTTGGTATAAAACATCCATTTCTGAAGAAACCATTGATAATGGCTGGCTATCAGCATTACAGCTTGAGGCAATTACATACGCAGCCCAG caACACGAAACATTCCTACCTAATGGAGATCGTGCCGGCTTCTTAATAGGTGATGGTGCTGGTGTAGGAAAAGGAAGGACAATAGCAGGGATCATCTATGAGAACTATTTGTTGAGTAGAAAAAGAGCTTTGTG gTTTAGTGTTTCAAATGATTTAAAGTATGATGCTGAAAGAGATTTGAGGGATATTGGAGCAAAAAACATTTTGGTCCATTCATTAAATAAG ttcaaATATGGGAAAATTTCTTCAAAACATAATGGGAGCGTGAAAAAGGGTGTTATTTTTGCTACCTATTCTTCCCTTATTGGTGAAAGTCAGTCTGGTGGTAAATATAAAACTAGGTTAAAACAACTTCTACATTGGTGTGGTGATGACTTCGATGGAGTT ATAGTATTTGATGAATGTCATAAAGCAAAAAATTTATGTCCTGTTGGCTCTTCAAAGCCAACCAAAACAGGATTAGCAGTTTTAGAGCTTCAGAACAAATTGCCAAAAGCCAGAGTTGTTTATGCTAGTGCCACAG gtgctTCTGAACCACGAAACATGGCCTATATGAACCGTCTTGGAATATGGGGTGAGGGAACTCCATTTAGAGAATTCAGTGATTTTATTCAAGCAGTAGAACGGAG aGGTGTTGGTGCCATGGAAATAGTTGCTATGGATATGAAGCTTAGAGGAATGTACATTGCTCGACAGCTAAGCTTTACTGGAGTGACCTTCAAAATTGAGGaagttcttctttctcagagctATGTTAAAATGTATAACAAAGCAGTCAAGCTg TGGGTCATTGCCAGAGAGCGATTTCAGCAAGCTGCAGATCTGATTGATGCTGAGCAGCGAATGAAGAAATCCATGTGGGGTCAGTTCTGGTCTGCTCACCAGAGATTTTTCAAATACTTGTGCATAGCATCCAAAGTTAAAAGGGTTGTGCAGCTAGCtcgagaagaaataaagaatggaaaa tgtgTTGTCATTGGTCTGCAGTCTACAGGAGAAGCTAGAACATTAGAAGCCTTGGAAGAGGGTGGGGGAGAACTGAATGATTTTGTTTCAACTGCCAA AGGAGTGTTGCAGTCACTCATTGAAAAACACTTCCCTGCTCCAGATAGGAAAAAACTTTATAGTTTGTTAGGAATCAGTTTGACAACTCCGAGTAACAACAGTTCACCAAGAGATAGTCcgtgtaaagaaaataaaataaagaagcgGAAAG GTGAAGAAATAACTCGAGAAGCCAAAAAAGCACGAAAAGTAGGTGGCCTCACTGGTAGCAGTTCTGATGAGAGTGGAAGTGAATCTGATGCCTCTGATAATGAAGAAAGTGACTGTGAGAGCTCTAAAAACCTGAGTTctggtgatgatgatgatttcAATCCATTTAGAGATGAGTCTAGTGAGGATGATGAAGATG ATCCCTGGCTAATCAGAAAGGaccataagaaaaacaaagataaaaaaaaaaagaaaagtatagatCCAGATTCTATTCAAAGTGCCTTATTAGCATCAGGTCTTGGATCAAAGCGACCTAGTTTTTCTTCCACAGCAGTTATTTCGCCTCCTCCTAACAGTGTACCAG CCAACAGTAACACCAACAGTAACAATAGCCTTGTAACAAGTCAGGATGCTGTGGAAAGGGCCCAGCAGATGAAGAAAGATCTGCTTGATAAACTAGAAAAATTAGCTGAAGACCTCCCTCCTAACACCCTGGATGAACTTATTGATGAACTTGGTGGCCCTGAGAACGTTGCTGAG ATGACTGGCCGCAAGGGGAGGGTTGTAAGCAACGATGATGGAAGCATATCTTATGAATCCAGATCTGAGCTCGATGTCCCTGTGGAGATACTAAATATTACGGAAAAACAAAGATTTATGGATGGAGACAAG AATATTGCTATCATCTCAGAAGCTGCCAGCTCTGGTATTTCATTGCAAGCAGATCGGAGAGCTAAAAATCAAAGGCGAAGAGTTCATATGACTTTAGAATTACCCTGGAGTGCTGATAGAGCAATTCAGCAATTTG GACGAACTCACAGGTCAAACCAAGTTACTGCTCCAGAATATGTCTTTCTGATTTCTGAATTGGCAGGAGAACAAAGATTTGCATCTATTGTTGCTAAAAGACTTGAGAGTTTG GGGGCTCTTACACATGGTGACAGAAGAGCAACAGAATCTAGAGATTTGAGCAGGTTCAACTTTGATAATAAG TATGGAAGAAATGCTTTAGAAATTGTCATGAAATCCATTGTAAACCTAGATTCACCTATGGTATCACCACCTCCGGACTATCCTGGAGAATTCTTTAAAG atGTTCGACAGGGACTGATAGGAGTTGGTCTAATAAATGTAGAGGATCGCTCAGGAATTCTTACTCTAGATAAAG ATTATAACAACATAGGGAAATTCTTAAATAGAATTTTGGGCATGGAAGTGCATCAACAGAACGCGTTATTCCAGTATTTTGCAGACACACTTACAGCAGTTGttcaaaatgccaaaaaaaatggAAGATATGATATGGGAATCTTAG ATCTTGGTTCTGGAGATGAAAAAGTGAGGAAAAGTGATGTTAAGAAGTTTCTGACGCCAGGATATTCAACCTCTGGCCATGTAGAGTTATATACT ATTAGTGTAGAGAGGGGAATGTCGTGGGAGGAAGCTACCAAGATTTGGGCTGAACTGTTGGGACCAGATGATGGCTTTTACTTGTCATTGCAA ataagGAACAACAAGAAAACTGCCATTTTAGTTAAAGAAGTGAACCCTAAGAAGAAGCTTTTCTTAGTTTACAGACCAAATACTGGGAAACAGCTTAAATTAGAAACTTATGCTGATCTAAAGAAGAAGTATAAAAAG GTAGCCTCAGATGATGCCTTGGTCCACTGGTTAGATCAGTATAATTCGTCTGCAGATACTTGTACTCATGCTTATTG GCGTGGCAATTGCAAAAAAGCAAGCTTGGGACTAGTTTGTGAAATAGGTCTCCGTTGCCGCACATATTATGTATTATGTGGCTCAGTACTGAGTGTCTGGACAAAAGTCGAGGGTGTTCTAGCATCTGTCAGTGGCACAAATGTGAAAATGCAGATAGTTCGGCTAAGAACAGAGGATGGACAGCGGATTGTAG